One genomic region from Euzebya tangerina encodes:
- a CDS encoding thioesterase family protein, with translation MNGDVSQQLAVVQDGQHWVAQVHDGFDVFGIPHGGYLLALGAGAILRDTAAPDIFSVTCHYLRKAEVGELRFAVSPVGGSRRFTTVTATGAQGGKTVLSLMASVGDRDGIHGPSWSGVPPLAIPSDQLAPGRSEHFTPPSIAESMGLRLDGASTGFVQGRVGAEGRMRGVADSSPIDQLTALVACDLTPPAVWNALGAKGWVPTVELTAHVRARPATGPFTIDVVSNHVSDGFVEEDALVYDGTGTLVVQSRQLARWTESAG, from the coding sequence GTGAACGGCGACGTGTCCCAGCAGCTGGCCGTGGTCCAGGATGGCCAGCACTGGGTTGCGCAGGTCCACGACGGGTTCGACGTCTTCGGGATCCCGCACGGGGGCTATCTGCTGGCGCTCGGGGCAGGCGCGATCCTGCGGGACACCGCTGCCCCGGACATCTTCAGCGTCACCTGTCACTACCTCCGCAAGGCCGAGGTGGGTGAGCTGCGCTTCGCCGTGTCACCGGTCGGGGGAAGCCGCCGGTTCACAACCGTCACGGCCACCGGGGCACAGGGCGGGAAGACGGTCCTCAGCCTCATGGCTTCGGTCGGTGATCGCGACGGGATACACGGGCCGTCCTGGTCTGGGGTGCCGCCGCTGGCCATTCCGAGCGACCAGCTCGCGCCAGGGCGCTCGGAGCACTTCACACCCCCGTCCATCGCCGAGTCGATGGGGTTGCGACTGGACGGGGCGAGCACCGGCTTCGTGCAGGGGCGGGTCGGTGCCGAGGGGCGCATGCGCGGTGTCGCCGACAGCAGCCCGATCGATCAGCTGACCGCGCTGGTCGCCTGTGACTTGACCCCGCCGGCGGTGTGGAACGCGCTCGGGGCCAAGGGCTGGGTGCCCACGGTGGAGTTGACCGCGCACGTCCGGGCCCGTCCGGCCACCGGCCCGTTCACGATCGACGTCGTGTCCAACCACGTGTCAGACGGGTTCGTCGAGGAGGATGCCCTGGTCTACGACGGGACGGGCACCCTGGTCGTCCAGTCGCGGCAGCTGGCCCGGTGGACGGAGTCAGCCGGCTGA
- a CDS encoding TetR/AcrR family transcriptional regulator, which translates to MAAADRIDAGALPRSGSPTREDVLAVAESLLEHEGAAGLSMRKLAAALGTSYQVVYSRVGGKPDVVRALHAEGFRRLRDTSRIQAEPGSDERLIQMGHAYLDTAVAHPALFDVMFGSPVVEFHRDAATEAVEWAGFEATWVTACHEWLDARLGPRRRREAVRLAWRLWSAVHGITVLHLAGHRTPEGDVKAEMADVLRRLLRDPT; encoded by the coding sequence ATGGCTGCAGCTGACCGCATCGACGCGGGGGCACTCCCCCGGTCCGGGTCCCCGACCCGGGAGGACGTCCTGGCGGTGGCCGAGTCCCTCCTGGAACACGAGGGCGCCGCGGGACTGTCGATGCGCAAGCTCGCCGCCGCGCTCGGCACCAGCTATCAGGTCGTGTACTCACGCGTGGGGGGTAAACCCGACGTCGTCCGCGCGCTGCACGCAGAGGGCTTCCGTCGTTTGCGGGACACCTCCAGGATCCAGGCGGAACCCGGCTCGGACGAGCGGCTGATCCAGATGGGGCACGCCTACCTGGACACGGCGGTGGCCCATCCCGCGCTGTTCGACGTCATGTTCGGCAGCCCGGTGGTCGAGTTCCACCGCGACGCGGCGACCGAGGCGGTGGAGTGGGCCGGGTTCGAGGCCACGTGGGTGACGGCCTGCCACGAGTGGCTGGACGCCCGGCTGGGACCGCGACGTCGGCGCGAGGCCGTGCGGTTGGCCTGGCGGCTGTGGAGTGCGGTGCACGGCATCACGGTGCTCCATCTGGCTGGCCATCGGACGCCGGAGGGGGATGTGAAGGCTGAGATGGCCGACGTCCTGCGCCGCCTGCTGCGCGACCCGACCTGA
- a CDS encoding SDR family NAD(P)-dependent oxidoreductase produces the protein MTTSTSASDSARPTALVVGGTAGIGRDVARRLIDEGHDVTIVGRPGGRGSNTAAEIGARFVGADVSLLSDTGRLADEVLDSMPRIDRLVQSADVLRRERIETSEGFDEAFVTAYLSRVLLVSRLLERLIESRTRILHVAAAGAPGRLRADGIPPGPETRAFVAHARAQAANDVFGLELAARLADTGVRVHVANPGAADTGIRSEMEQKLVGRIVSRLFSSVMTLRSADDVAGILLDAAERYPTDVLITVPGRPVRLRSGHHDLARRREVWDASVAAAGARFDALDPLPSSAG, from the coding sequence ATGACAACCTCAACATCCGCCAGCGACAGCGCGAGACCGACGGCTCTCGTGGTGGGCGGGACGGCAGGAATCGGGCGGGATGTGGCTCGGCGGCTGATTGACGAGGGTCACGACGTGACCATCGTCGGCCGACCGGGTGGCCGCGGCAGCAACACAGCCGCGGAGATCGGGGCACGCTTCGTCGGCGCCGACGTCTCGCTGCTGTCCGACACCGGGCGACTCGCCGACGAGGTGCTGGACTCCATGCCACGGATCGATCGGCTCGTGCAATCGGCCGACGTCCTGCGCCGTGAACGGATCGAGACCAGTGAGGGCTTCGACGAGGCCTTCGTCACCGCCTATCTCTCTCGCGTGCTCCTTGTCAGCCGCCTGCTCGAGCGGCTGATCGAGTCGCGGACACGCATCCTCCACGTGGCCGCGGCTGGTGCCCCGGGACGCCTGCGCGCCGACGGGATCCCGCCAGGGCCAGAGACGCGAGCCTTCGTGGCCCATGCTCGCGCGCAGGCGGCGAACGACGTCTTCGGTCTCGAACTCGCCGCGCGGCTCGCCGACACCGGTGTGCGCGTCCACGTCGCAAACCCGGGGGCGGCCGACACGGGCATCCGCTCCGAGATGGAGCAGAAGTTGGTGGGACGGATCGTGTCCCGGCTGTTCAGCAGCGTGATGACGCTGCGATCGGCCGATGACGTCGCAGGCATCCTGCTCGACGCCGCCGAGCGCTACCCGACCGACGTCCTGATCACCGTGCCCGGGCGCCCGGTCCGACTGCGCTCCGGCCACCACGACCTGGCACGGCGGCGGGAGGTGTGGGACGCGAGCGTCGCCGCAGCGGGCGCACGCTTCGACGCGCTCGACCCGCTGCCGAGTTCAGCCGGCTGA
- a CDS encoding esterase/lipase family protein → MTASYATRRPFPGRVGLPDAELPTGPPDRSLWRELAGAKQIPRLLHRFPRLAFMPRGHGRPVIDVPGWRAPEASMAPLRQYLRFLGYDARGWGLGTHHGYPERDAARLVPLVTRAAEQAGQPISLVGWSLGGVIVREVARHAPDVVSQVIVFGSPLIGGPLYTGSAGSVTSERQQQILDHIAAVEAATPQTIPITVIYSRRDAVVNWRAALDRTSLDASHIEVASTHLTLGVDPDVWEIVARRLAGERVAAAPGRYAA, encoded by the coding sequence ATGACAGCATCATATGCTACCCGCCGTCCCTTCCCCGGACGGGTCGGCCTGCCGGACGCCGAGCTGCCGACCGGGCCGCCTGACCGCTCGCTGTGGCGCGAACTCGCCGGCGCCAAGCAGATCCCCCGTCTCCTCCACCGGTTCCCGCGGCTGGCGTTCATGCCTCGCGGTCACGGTCGACCGGTGATCGACGTCCCCGGGTGGCGGGCGCCGGAGGCATCGATGGCGCCGCTCCGTCAGTACCTGCGGTTCCTCGGCTACGACGCGCGCGGCTGGGGGCTCGGGACGCACCACGGCTACCCCGAGCGCGACGCTGCACGGCTCGTGCCGCTGGTCACGCGTGCGGCCGAGCAGGCCGGCCAGCCGATCTCCCTCGTCGGATGGAGCCTGGGCGGCGTGATCGTGCGCGAGGTCGCCCGTCATGCGCCCGATGTCGTGTCTCAGGTCATCGTGTTCGGCAGTCCGCTGATCGGCGGACCGCTCTACACCGGCAGTGCCGGCTCCGTGACCTCCGAGCGACAGCAGCAGATCCTCGACCACATCGCCGCCGTCGAGGCGGCCACACCGCAGACGATCCCCATCACCGTGATCTACTCCCGGCGGGATGCGGTGGTGAACTGGCGCGCCGCGCTGGACCGGACCAGTCTCGACGCCTCGCACATCGAGGTCGCGTCCACGCACCTGACGCTGGGCGTCGACCCCGACGTGTGGGAGATCGTGGCCCGACGGCTGGCCGGGGAGCGCGTGGCTGCCGCGCCAGGGAGGTACGCGGCGTGA